A stretch of the Arachis stenosperma cultivar V10309 chromosome 6, arast.V10309.gnm1.PFL2, whole genome shotgun sequence genome encodes the following:
- the LOC130935214 gene encoding uncharacterized protein LOC130935214, with product MARYGEGDKRWIVEERPDGTNVHNWHWSETNCLDWSRNFFNNLLNDLPILTGESNLFIATTKVSSVDGEAYVNIRKGKIIPGYEISLTLAWQGEAKDSDGKSLLKVDGTVEIPYISDENAGEDPELKVTVKDEGPIGRTLKDAMLSKGKPLILDKIRVWVQSMAKGGPVKDELETKKPTPPQQQNHAAAVASAAVAPSLASAATKKEGSVEKEAKKKKKEGFKSISMTERFNCRARDLYEILLDENRWKGFTQSNAKISKEVGGEFSIFDGSVTGTNVELQEAKLIVQKWRFGSWPDGVHSLVKLVLEEPEPGVTVVKLTHNDVPEEDRYGNATVVENTERGWRDLIFQRIRAVFGFGI from the exons ATGGCTCGTTACGGCGAAGGAGACAAGCGCTGGATCGTCGAAGAAAGACCCGACGGCACCAACGTCCACAACTGGCACTGGTCCGAGACCAACTGCCTCGATTGGTCCAGAAACTTCTTCAACAACCTCCTCAACGACCTCCCTATTCTCACCGGCGAATCTAATCTTTTCATCGCCACCACTAAGGTCTCCTCCGTCGACGGCGAGGCCTACGTCAACATCCGCAAAGGCAAGATCATTCCTGGATACGAGATCTCACTCACCCTCGCCTGGCAGGGCGAAGCCAAGGACTCCGACGGCAAGTCTCTCTTGAAAGTTGATGGCACCGTCGAGATCCCTTACATCTCCGACGAGAACGCCGGCGAGGATCCCGAGCTCAAGGTTACTGTTAAGGACGAGGGACCGATTGGAAGGACGCTGAAGGATGCCATGCTCTCCAAGGGGAAGCCCTTGATTTTGGACAAGATTAGGGTTTGGGTGCAGAGCATGGCCAAGGGTGGACCTGTTAAGGACGAGCTCGAGACCAAGAAGCCAACGCCGCCACAGCAGCAGAATCATGCTGCCGCAGTTGCGTCGGCAGCTGTGGCGCCTTCTTTGGCTTCAGCTGCGACCAAGAAGGAAGGTTCGGTGGAGAAGGaggcgaagaagaagaagaaagagggatTCAAGAGTATTAGCATGACGGAGAGGTTCAATTGCAGGGCGAGAGATTTGTATGAGATATTGTTAGATGAGAACAGGTGGAAGGGTTTCACGCAGAGCAATGCGAAGATCAGCAAGGAGGTTGGTGGAGAGTTCAGCATTTTCGATGGTTCTGTTACCGGAACCAACGTGGAGTTGCAGGAAGCTAAGTTGATCGTTCAGAAATGGAGGTTCGGAAGCTGGCCTGATGGTGTTCATTCTTTG GTGAAGCTTGTGTTGGAGGAGCCTGAACCTGGGGTTACTGTTGTCAAGCTCACACATAATGATGTTCCTGAAGAAGATAG GTATGGAAATGCCACTGTGGTGGAGAACACGGAGAGAGGGTGGAGGGATCTCATCTTCCAAAGGATACGTGCAGTTTTTGGGTTTGGAATTTGA